A single Pseudodesulfovibrio aespoeensis Aspo-2 DNA region contains:
- a CDS encoding tetratricopeptide repeat protein produces the protein MRTDRGERFKVSNYPLILGVYSLLLDADIGSGGTQGKHQNLTHWYARQLSATEFEVQPLNAHHVPSGVRSVLGEMDFLKQYTPEPTYYRIHTVPALETLSRKLKMGEDAFKAGNLDEAERQFIKALMIDDKSVEANYGLGEVYSEKKDFDKLKKVLNTLLGVSEAFTYEHRQKFNQFGISLRKNGHYDESIRYYTKSLEIVEDDENVYFNLARVYYEKGLNDLCVENLEQALSLNPEFIEAQKFLKHCKKPLQPRA, from the coding sequence ATGCGGACAGACCGCGGGGAGAGATTCAAAGTGAGCAACTATCCATTGATCCTGGGCGTATATTCCCTTTTGCTGGATGCGGACATCGGCTCTGGCGGCACGCAGGGCAAGCATCAGAACCTGACCCACTGGTACGCGCGCCAGCTCTCGGCCACCGAGTTCGAAGTGCAGCCGCTCAACGCCCACCACGTCCCGTCGGGCGTGCGCAGCGTGCTCGGCGAGATGGACTTTCTCAAGCAGTACACCCCGGAGCCGACCTACTACCGCATCCACACGGTCCCGGCCCTCGAAACCCTGAGCCGCAAGCTCAAGATGGGCGAGGACGCCTTCAAGGCGGGCAACCTCGACGAGGCCGAGCGGCAGTTCATCAAGGCGCTCATGATTGACGACAAGAGCGTGGAGGCCAACTACGGCCTGGGCGAGGTCTACTCGGAGAAAAAGGACTTCGACAAACTCAAGAAGGTGCTGAACACCCTGCTCGGCGTCAGCGAGGCGTTCACCTATGAACACCGGCAGAAGTTCAACCAGTTCGGCATCTCCCTGCGCAAGAACGGCCACTACGACGAGTCCATCCGCTACTACACCAAGTCCCTCGAAATAGTCGAGGACGACGAGAACGTCTATTTCAACCTGGCCCGCGTCTACTACGAGAAAGGCCTCAACGACCTGTGCGTCGAGAATCTGGAGCAGGCCCTGAGCCTCAACCCGGAGTTCATCGAAGCCCAGAAATTCCTCAAGCACTGCAAGAAGCCACTGCAACCCAGGGCCTAG
- a CDS encoding substrate-binding periplasmic protein: MPRLIAALGLLCLLASTALADQPLRVAVEDHYPPYSYADEAGRMAGFNVDIAHALARAMGRECVIVALPWNELLPGLAHGQHDAIVACMAVKPDRLEFADFTNYYLRSKTGFIGRAGMDHDTSPEALRGWTLVSQEDTAQLAYLRETYGAVAVVEGHPSMEEAFLAVARGRADLCLTPLLAGLEFLKGEAGKGCDIIGPALTNEQFAHAPAHIAVRKGDTGLRDQLNQGLRTIRANGDFAAISRRYFPFSVY, from the coding sequence ATGCCGCGCCTGATCGCCGCCCTTGGCCTCCTGTGCCTCCTGGCCTCCACGGCCCTGGCGGATCAGCCCCTGCGGGTGGCAGTGGAAGACCATTATCCGCCCTACAGCTATGCGGACGAGGCGGGCCGGATGGCCGGGTTCAACGTGGACATCGCCCACGCCCTGGCCAGGGCCATGGGCCGGGAGTGCGTCATCGTGGCCCTGCCCTGGAACGAACTGCTGCCCGGACTGGCCCACGGCCAGCACGACGCCATCGTGGCCTGCATGGCCGTCAAGCCCGACAGGCTTGAATTCGCGGACTTCACCAACTACTACCTGCGCTCAAAGACCGGGTTCATCGGGCGGGCGGGCATGGACCACGACACTTCGCCCGAGGCCCTGCGCGGCTGGACCCTGGTCTCGCAGGAGGACACGGCCCAGCTCGCCTACCTGCGCGAGACCTACGGCGCAGTGGCCGTGGTCGAAGGGCATCCGTCCATGGAGGAGGCCTTCCTGGCCGTGGCCCGTGGCCGGGCAGACCTCTGCCTGACCCCGCTCCTGGCCGGGCTGGAGTTTCTCAAGGGCGAGGCGGGCAAGGGGTGCGACATCATCGGCCCGGCCCTGACCAACGAGCAGTTTGCCCACGCCCCGGCCCACATCGCTGTGCGCAAGGGCGACACCGGACTGCGCGACCAGCTCAACCAGGGGTTGAGGACCATCCGGGCCAACGGCGACTTTGCCGCCATCAGCCGCCGCTACTTCCCCTTCAGCGTCTATTGA
- a CDS encoding nitroreductase family protein → MTLFTVNAETCARDGLCASVCPAGCIDWQPGELPVPHEKKFAYCIGCGHCVAVCPHGALHLDRFPAGPVSLDSGHRPSLEQVEQLLLGRRSMRAYKPEPPDRDLVARLLDLTQYAPSGHNARPVRWVVVSTPQGVRTVAEAIVDWMRDEAQRETPLAATLHLAGLVAAFDAGVDMICRDAPMLAVAHAPTRGVTPLEDGIIAVTYLELAASGAGLGACWCGYLRAAALHDAGVRRLLGIPDDHTCCGALTLGRPARRFVAAPPRPRADVRWL, encoded by the coding sequence ATGACCCTGTTCACCGTCAATGCCGAAACGTGCGCGCGCGACGGCCTGTGCGCCTCGGTGTGCCCTGCCGGGTGCATCGACTGGCAGCCGGGCGAACTGCCCGTGCCCCATGAGAAGAAGTTCGCCTATTGCATCGGGTGCGGCCATTGCGTGGCCGTCTGTCCCCACGGGGCGCTGCACCTGGACCGGTTCCCCGCCGGACCGGTGTCCCTCGACAGCGGGCACAGGCCATCGCTTGAGCAGGTGGAGCAGCTGCTCCTGGGGCGGCGGTCCATGCGCGCCTACAAGCCCGAGCCGCCGGACCGCGATCTGGTGGCGCGGCTGCTCGACCTGACCCAGTACGCGCCCTCGGGCCACAACGCCCGCCCGGTGCGCTGGGTGGTGGTTTCCACCCCGCAGGGCGTGCGCACCGTGGCCGAGGCCATCGTGGACTGGATGCGCGACGAGGCTCAGCGGGAGACCCCGCTGGCCGCGACCCTGCACCTGGCCGGGCTGGTGGCTGCCTTTGATGCGGGCGTTGACATGATCTGCCGGGACGCGCCCATGCTGGCCGTGGCCCATGCGCCCACGCGCGGGGTGACCCCGCTTGAGGACGGCATCATCGCCGTGACCTATCTGGAGCTGGCCGCGTCCGGAGCCGGGCTTGGCGCGTGCTGGTGCGGCTACCTGCGCGCCGCGGCCCTGCACGATGCGGGCGTGCGCCGCCTGTTGGGCATCCCGGACGACCACACCTGCTGCGGCGCGCTCACCCTTGGCAGGCCCGCCCGCCGTTTCGTGGCCGCGCCGCCACGGCCCAGGGCCGACGTGCGCTGGCTGTGA
- a CDS encoding glutamine--tRNA ligase/YqeY domain fusion protein yields the protein MSNTPEAPERGKDFIRTIIDKDNQTGKYDGRVHTRFPPEPNGYLHIGHAKSICLNFGLARDYQGKCNLRFDDTNPVKEDVEYVDSIKEDVSWLGFTWDANFYASDYFEKLYCIAELFIKMGKAYVDHQSADEIRANRGTLKEPGTDSPHRDRSVEENLALFRAMRAGELPDGACILRGKIDMAAPNVMLRDPALYRIKHATHHRTGDVWCIYPMYDFTHGLSDAIEGVTHSICTLEFENNRPLYDWCVDTLMQGLRMPALFGRNAAVYEELAALPGFNERPYQYEFARLNITGTVLSKRKLIQLVQEGFVSGWDDPRMPTICGLRRRGFTPYSLRDFCDRIGVAKSDSTVEYALLEHCVRQDLNDRAPRYLGVMDPVRLVIENYPEDGLDEFTMPLHPEDESMGSRVVPFTRELWIERADFMEEAPKKFFRLAPGREVRLRFAYYVTCTGFDRDADGTITEIRATYDPETRGGWSKDGRKIKGTLHWVSTAHALRAEVRNYANLFTCDNPNAVEEGKSFTDYVDPASLEVLADCWVEPALARMEPGVNFQFERTGYFCSDTRDHVPGGRLVFNRTATLRDSWAKIQQKSDG from the coding sequence ATGAGCAACACGCCAGAGGCCCCCGAGAGAGGCAAGGACTTCATCCGCACCATCATCGACAAGGACAACCAGACCGGCAAGTACGATGGCCGCGTGCACACCCGCTTCCCTCCCGAGCCCAACGGCTACCTGCACATCGGCCACGCCAAGTCCATCTGCCTCAACTTCGGCCTGGCCCGCGACTACCAGGGCAAGTGCAACCTGCGCTTCGACGACACCAACCCGGTCAAGGAGGATGTCGAGTACGTGGACTCCATCAAGGAGGACGTGAGCTGGCTCGGCTTCACGTGGGACGCCAATTTCTACGCCTCGGACTATTTCGAGAAACTCTACTGCATCGCCGAGCTGTTCATCAAGATGGGCAAGGCCTACGTGGATCATCAGAGCGCCGACGAGATCCGCGCCAACCGGGGCACCCTCAAGGAGCCGGGGACCGACTCGCCCCACCGTGACCGGAGCGTGGAGGAGAACCTCGCCCTGTTCCGGGCCATGCGCGCGGGCGAGCTGCCCGACGGCGCGTGCATCCTGCGCGGAAAGATCGACATGGCCGCGCCCAACGTCATGCTTCGCGACCCTGCCCTGTACCGCATCAAGCACGCCACCCACCACCGCACCGGCGACGTGTGGTGCATCTACCCCATGTACGATTTCACCCACGGCCTGTCCGACGCCATCGAAGGCGTCACCCACTCCATCTGCACCCTGGAGTTCGAGAACAACCGCCCCCTCTACGACTGGTGCGTGGACACCCTGATGCAGGGACTGCGCATGCCCGCGCTCTTCGGGCGCAACGCCGCCGTGTACGAGGAGCTGGCCGCCCTGCCCGGCTTCAACGAGCGGCCCTACCAGTATGAATTCGCCCGGCTGAACATCACCGGCACCGTGCTCTCCAAGCGCAAGCTCATCCAGCTGGTGCAGGAGGGATTCGTCTCGGGCTGGGACGACCCGCGCATGCCCACCATCTGCGGACTGCGCCGACGCGGCTTCACCCCATACTCCCTGCGCGATTTCTGCGACCGCATCGGCGTGGCCAAGTCGGACTCCACCGTGGAATACGCCCTGCTGGAGCACTGCGTGCGCCAGGACCTGAACGACCGCGCCCCGCGCTATCTCGGCGTCATGGACCCGGTCAGGCTGGTCATCGAGAACTATCCCGAGGACGGGCTGGACGAATTCACCATGCCGCTCCACCCGGAGGACGAGTCCATGGGCTCGCGCGTGGTCCCCTTCACCCGCGAGCTGTGGATCGAGCGGGCCGATTTCATGGAGGAAGCGCCCAAAAAGTTCTTCCGCCTCGCGCCGGGCCGCGAGGTGCGGCTGCGTTTTGCCTACTACGTCACCTGCACCGGATTCGACCGCGACGCGGACGGCACCATCACCGAGATCCGCGCCACCTACGATCCAGAGACGCGCGGCGGCTGGTCCAAGGATGGCCGCAAGATCAAGGGCACCCTGCACTGGGTCTCGACAGCCCACGCCCTCAGGGCCGAGGTGCGCAACTACGCCAACCTCTTCACCTGCGACAACCCCAATGCCGTCGAGGAGGGCAAGAGCTTCACCGACTATGTGGACCCTGCCTCCCTTGAAGTGCTGGCCGACTGCTGGGTGGAACCGGCCCTGGCCCGCATGGAGCCGGGCGTCAACTTCCAGTTCGAGCGCACCGGCTACTTCTGCTCGGATACGCGCGATCACGTGCCGGGCGGGCGGCTGGTCTTCAACCGCACGGCCACCCTGCGCGACTCCTGGGCCAAGATTCAGCAGAAATCGGACGGCTGA
- a CDS encoding cation:proton antiporter regulatory subunit yields MEVKTTDLPGIGKKYSMTTVSGKHIVVLLHLTGNREIYYFDDPDDDPLTTVQFSDEESRKLGAILLGVDYQPVADDRMDLLLKSVRIEWLRIEPSSQLLGKTIAESQIRKMTGSTIIGIDRGGIIIGSPDISEVITAGDVLMAIGSREQIKALEDLCR; encoded by the coding sequence ATGGAAGTGAAAACAACGGATCTGCCCGGAATCGGGAAGAAATATTCCATGACAACGGTGAGCGGGAAGCACATCGTGGTCCTGCTGCACCTCACGGGCAACAGGGAGATATACTATTTCGACGACCCGGACGACGATCCGCTGACCACTGTCCAGTTTAGCGACGAGGAGTCCCGCAAGCTCGGCGCCATCCTGCTCGGCGTGGACTACCAGCCAGTGGCCGACGACCGGATGGACCTGCTGCTCAAGTCGGTGCGCATCGAGTGGCTCAGGATCGAGCCGTCGAGCCAGCTCCTGGGCAAGACCATCGCCGAATCCCAGATCAGGAAAATGACCGGCTCCACCATCATCGGCATTGACCGGGGCGGCATAATCATCGGCAGCCCCGACATCTCCGAGGTCATCACTGCGGGCGACGTGCTCATGGCCATCGGCTCGCGCGAGCAGATCAAGGCCCTCGAAGACCTCTGCCGGTAA
- a CDS encoding cation:proton antiporter, giving the protein MDSLPFLLLAGIVLITFFGASLTSMKIKVPSVLVFILLGIVLAGQLSHNDHIHEAAEIGIVFLFFIVGLEFPLIRMMDVGRRIWPAGLLDVALNFGVPMAFATWLGLDLLSGFIIGSVGYATSSSITVKMLEEEKRLANPESEFILGLLIFEDLVAPLLVTFIAATQGGGEMTAGFAGLLTLKIVLFVAGAVLIAFFGFRRMSVFVGRHIQKDFMPLFAAGIALGYAGLALWLGLSEILGAFLAGVMLSETGKAHDLEQLFMPLRNIMLPFFFFWFGTTVTLGEGVPMPILLGLCVVWAVAGKLLTGYFGGRISGLTPKIAARAGLSLVARGEFSAIIASLAAPQLRIFSGVYVIVTAMIGVFLFQKAPAYANHLHEWKKRRKAAKTGQSA; this is encoded by the coding sequence ATGGACAGCCTGCCCTTTTTGCTTCTTGCCGGGATCGTATTGATCACTTTTTTCGGCGCCTCCCTGACCTCCATGAAGATCAAGGTGCCGTCGGTGCTGGTGTTCATCCTCCTGGGCATCGTGCTGGCCGGACAGTTGAGCCACAACGACCACATCCACGAGGCCGCGGAAATCGGCATCGTCTTCCTGTTTTTCATCGTGGGCCTGGAGTTTCCGCTCATCCGGATGATGGACGTGGGGCGGCGCATCTGGCCCGCCGGGCTGCTCGACGTGGCCCTGAATTTCGGCGTGCCCATGGCTTTCGCCACATGGCTCGGCCTTGATCTGCTGTCCGGGTTCATCATCGGCTCGGTGGGCTACGCCACCAGCTCGTCCATCACGGTCAAGATGCTCGAAGAGGAAAAACGCCTCGCCAACCCGGAGTCCGAGTTCATCCTGGGCCTGCTCATTTTCGAGGATCTGGTGGCGCCCCTGCTGGTCACCTTCATCGCCGCCACCCAGGGCGGCGGCGAGATGACCGCCGGATTCGCCGGACTGCTCACCCTCAAGATCGTGCTCTTCGTGGCCGGGGCCGTGCTCATCGCCTTTTTCGGATTCCGGCGCATGTCCGTGTTCGTGGGCAGGCACATCCAGAAGGACTTCATGCCCCTGTTCGCGGCGGGCATCGCTCTGGGATACGCCGGACTGGCGCTCTGGCTGGGACTGTCCGAGATCCTGGGCGCGTTCCTGGCCGGGGTCATGCTCTCGGAGACCGGCAAGGCGCATGATCTGGAGCAGCTCTTCATGCCGCTGCGCAACATCATGCTCCCCTTCTTCTTCTTCTGGTTCGGCACCACGGTCACCCTGGGCGAAGGCGTACCCATGCCGATTCTGCTCGGCCTGTGCGTGGTCTGGGCCGTGGCGGGCAAACTCTTGACCGGCTACTTCGGCGGACGCATTTCGGGCCTGACCCCGAAGATCGCGGCCCGCGCCGGGCTCTCCCTGGTGGCGCGCGGCGAGTTCTCGGCCATCATCGCCAGCCTGGCCGCGCCGCAACTGCGGATATTCAGCGGCGTCTACGTCATTGTCACGGCCATGATCGGGGTGTTCCTCTTCCAGAAGGCTCCGGCCTACGCCAACCATCTGCATGAGTGGAAAAAACGCCGCAAGGCGGCCAAAACCGGCCAATCCGCCTGA
- a CDS encoding potassium channel family protein, with product MKFIPSQILYLIQDRRAQRNLGSLVKFIVFLLFFITLYSFLFHVLMEREGQEFSWITGFYWTLTVMSTLGFGDITFATDLGRIFSLVVLLSGIVFLLVMLPFTFIQFFYAPFLDAQSKSRAVRAMPENASGHLIIVGADPVALALASRLGQFNFDYCILVPDVHHALDLMDQGYKAVVGDSDDSETYARLRTNKAAMVVVLSDDMKNTNAAYTIREVAPDVTIVANADSGESVDILQLAGASHVYQFMRMLGEMLARRTLATGTRSNVIGSFDELRLAEAPAQGTPLVGRTIRDCGLRDATGMNIVGLWERGRIETPRPDTVITPNSVFVLAGTQEQLDAFDRFAGPPPPVAAPVLILGGGRVGRAAAQTLSQQGVEYRIVEKNPKLVGDGDHFVHGSASDLDVLVAAGINEAPSVFVTTHNDDLNIYLTIYCRRLRPDIQIISRATLDRNINVLHKAGANLVMSYSTIAANTVINLLSPGKVLTLTEGLNIFRVRVHSSLAGKSLMNSQLRQDTGCSVIAVVRGEKLEVNPDPHAPLDDADSLLVIGDATAERLFMESYPG from the coding sequence ATGAAGTTCATTCCGTCCCAGATACTCTACCTCATTCAGGACCGGCGCGCCCAGCGCAACCTGGGCTCCCTGGTCAAGTTCATTGTATTCCTGCTCTTCTTCATCACCCTGTACAGCTTCCTGTTTCATGTGCTCATGGAGCGCGAAGGACAGGAGTTCTCCTGGATCACGGGCTTCTATTGGACCCTGACAGTCATGTCCACACTGGGCTTTGGCGACATCACCTTCGCCACGGACCTGGGCAGGATATTCTCCCTGGTGGTGCTGCTTTCGGGCATCGTGTTCCTGCTGGTCATGCTCCCCTTCACCTTCATCCAGTTCTTCTACGCCCCTTTTCTGGACGCACAGTCCAAGTCCCGCGCCGTCCGCGCAATGCCCGAGAACGCGTCCGGCCACCTGATCATCGTGGGCGCCGACCCTGTGGCCCTGGCCCTGGCCTCGCGCCTTGGTCAGTTCAACTTCGATTACTGCATCCTGGTCCCCGACGTGCATCACGCGCTCGACCTGATGGACCAGGGATACAAGGCCGTGGTGGGCGACTCGGACGACTCTGAAACCTATGCCCGGCTTCGGACGAACAAGGCCGCCATGGTCGTGGTCCTGAGCGACGACATGAAAAACACCAATGCGGCCTACACCATCCGCGAGGTGGCCCCGGACGTGACCATCGTGGCCAACGCCGATTCCGGCGAATCCGTGGATATCCTGCAACTGGCCGGAGCCAGCCACGTCTACCAGTTCATGCGCATGCTCGGCGAGATGCTGGCCCGGCGGACCCTGGCCACAGGCACCCGGAGCAACGTCATCGGCAGCTTCGACGAGCTGCGGCTGGCCGAGGCCCCGGCCCAGGGCACCCCGCTGGTGGGGCGCACCATCCGGGACTGCGGCCTGCGCGACGCCACGGGCATGAACATCGTGGGGTTGTGGGAGCGAGGCCGCATAGAAACACCCCGCCCGGACACGGTCATCACCCCCAACTCGGTCTTTGTCCTGGCCGGAACCCAGGAACAGCTGGACGCCTTTGACCGGTTCGCCGGACCGCCGCCGCCCGTGGCCGCCCCGGTGCTCATCCTGGGCGGCGGCAGGGTGGGCCGCGCAGCAGCACAAACGCTCTCCCAGCAGGGCGTGGAATACCGCATCGTGGAGAAGAACCCCAAGCTCGTCGGCGATGGTGACCATTTTGTCCACGGCAGCGCCTCGGATCTGGACGTGCTCGTGGCCGCAGGCATCAACGAGGCCCCGTCGGTCTTTGTCACCACCCACAACGACGACCTGAACATCTACCTGACCATCTACTGCCGCAGACTGCGCCCGGACATCCAGATCATCAGCCGGGCCACCCTGGACCGCAACATCAACGTGCTGCACAAGGCCGGGGCCAACCTGGTCATGTCCTACTCCACCATCGCCGCCAACACGGTCATCAACCTCCTCAGCCCGGGCAAGGTGCTCACCCTGACCGAGGGGCTGAACATCTTCCGGGTCCGGGTCCACTCCTCCCTGGCGGGCAAGAGCCTCATGAACAGCCAGCTGCGTCAGGACACCGGATGCAGCGTCATCGCCGTGGTCCGTGGCGAAAAACTCGAAGTCAACCCCGACCCGCACGCCCCCCTCGACGACGCCGACTCGCTCCTGGTCATCGGCGATGCCACCGCCGAACGGCTGTTCATGGAATCCTATCCGGGATAG
- a CDS encoding glutamate synthase-related protein, protein MNWPKSNDVLGSVNRGNAIESGLCTLCRADCQGKCETWMSSLRGREILYPRDFGLVTAGSGNTTHVGVSYNSLRIQGLNYGAMGSVNTEQDLLFTDVSLETSFGAQEKTKCRVPFMTGALGSTFIAAKYWDSFAVGCALVGAPIVVGENVVGVDRKSEINKGRITKAPELERRIDTYMNYYDGYGAIIVQMNVEDTRNGVAEYLAEKYGDKVILELKWGQGAKNIGGEIEVSSLDYALFLKQRGYLVDPDPEKPEVQEGYKRGSVKHFARHSRLGYTNLSTYEQVHEEFMNSIKYLRGLGFKRISLKTGSYGMEALAMAIKFASEAELDLLTMDGSGGGTGMSPWNMMESWGVPSILLHAKAHEYASRLAARGKRVVDMSFAGGFAKGSTIFKALALGAPYTKLICMGRAMMIPGFLGSNIEGVLHPERREQVCGNWDKLPAAVSCYGSSAEEIFACYQDVEKKVGRDEMKRVPLGAIAIWCLVDKLSAGLQQLMCGARKFALEDIARHDIASGNRETERETGIKFITDVMDDTAKKIIDM, encoded by the coding sequence ATGAACTGGCCAAAAAGCAATGATGTGCTTGGAAGTGTGAACCGCGGCAACGCGATCGAGTCCGGGCTGTGTACCCTGTGTCGGGCAGACTGTCAGGGCAAATGCGAGACCTGGATGTCGTCCCTGCGTGGCCGCGAGATTCTCTATCCCCGCGATTTCGGCTTGGTCACAGCCGGAAGCGGCAACACCACCCATGTGGGCGTGTCCTACAACTCGCTGCGCATCCAGGGGCTGAACTACGGCGCCATGGGCTCGGTCAATACCGAGCAGGACCTGCTCTTCACTGATGTCAGCCTGGAGACCTCCTTTGGCGCGCAGGAGAAGACCAAGTGTCGCGTGCCGTTCATGACCGGCGCGCTCGGCTCCACCTTCATCGCCGCCAAGTACTGGGATTCCTTTGCCGTGGGCTGCGCCCTGGTGGGCGCTCCCATCGTGGTGGGCGAGAACGTGGTCGGCGTGGACCGCAAGTCCGAGATCAACAAGGGCCGCATCACCAAGGCCCCGGAGCTTGAGCGCCGCATCGACACCTACATGAATTACTACGACGGCTACGGCGCGATCATCGTCCAGATGAACGTGGAGGACACCCGCAACGGTGTGGCCGAATACCTGGCCGAGAAATATGGCGACAAGGTCATCCTTGAACTCAAGTGGGGCCAGGGCGCCAAGAACATCGGCGGCGAGATCGAGGTCTCCAGCCTGGATTATGCCCTGTTCCTCAAGCAGCGCGGCTATCTCGTGGACCCGGACCCGGAAAAGCCGGAGGTGCAGGAAGGCTACAAGCGCGGCTCGGTCAAGCATTTCGCCCGCCACAGCCGCCTTGGCTACACCAACCTCTCCACCTACGAGCAGGTCCACGAGGAGTTCATGAACTCCATCAAGTACCTGCGCGGCCTCGGCTTCAAGCGCATCTCGCTGAAGACCGGCTCCTACGGCATGGAGGCCCTGGCCATGGCCATCAAGTTCGCCTCCGAGGCCGAGCTCGACCTGCTGACCATGGACGGCTCTGGCGGCGGCACGGGCATGAGCCCCTGGAACATGATGGAGAGCTGGGGCGTGCCCTCCATCCTGCTGCACGCCAAGGCCCACGAGTACGCCAGCCGCCTCGCGGCCAGGGGCAAGCGCGTGGTGGACATGTCCTTTGCCGGCGGATTCGCCAAGGGCAGCACCATCTTCAAGGCCCTGGCCCTAGGCGCGCCCTACACCAAGCTCATCTGCATGGGCCGGGCCATGATGATCCCCGGCTTCCTCGGCTCCAACATCGAGGGCGTGCTCCATCCCGAGAGACGCGAGCAGGTCTGCGGCAACTGGGACAAGCTGCCTGCCGCGGTCTCCTGCTACGGCAGCTCCGCCGAGGAGATCTTCGCCTGTTACCAGGATGTGGAGAAGAAGGTCGGCAGGGACGAGATGAAGCGCGTGCCCCTGGGCGCCATCGCCATCTGGTGCTTGGTGGACAAGCTCTCCGCCGGACTCCAGCAGCTCATGTGCGGCGCACGCAAGTTCGCTCTGGAGGACATCGCCCGCCACGACATCGCCTCGGGCAACCGCGAGACCGAGCGCGAGACCGGCATCAAGTTCATCACCGACGTCATGGACGACACGGCCAAGAAGATCATCGACATGTAG
- a CDS encoding IS1595-like element ISDae1 family transposase, which translates to MYERKSRLSPQKRARLIEHFIAGTTARAAAQLVDVNKNTAATFFTRLRKIIADEMEKASPFDGEIEVDESYFGGVRKGKRGRGAAGKVPVFGLLKRGGRVYTVMIPNARSTTLLPIMERMILPDSIVYTDAFRSYDALDVSDFHHVRINHSERFVDRQNHINGIENFWNQAKRHLRRFNGIPRDSFFLFLKECEWRFNCGDHKMLLKQLKKWINQRGKS; encoded by the coding sequence ATGTACGAAAGGAAAAGCAGGCTCAGCCCACAGAAGCGGGCCAGGCTCATTGAGCACTTCATTGCCGGCACAACGGCACGTGCTGCCGCTCAACTGGTGGACGTCAACAAGAACACGGCGGCCACGTTTTTCACTCGGCTGAGGAAAATCATTGCCGATGAGATGGAAAAGGCATCGCCATTCGACGGTGAGATTGAAGTTGATGAGAGCTATTTCGGAGGAGTCAGGAAAGGCAAGCGCGGTCGAGGTGCTGCAGGGAAAGTCCCTGTTTTCGGCTTGTTGAAGCGTGGAGGGCGGGTTTATACGGTCATGATCCCAAACGCCCGGAGCACGACACTTCTCCCCATCATGGAGCGCATGATCTTGCCGGACAGTATCGTGTACACTGACGCTTTCAGAAGCTATGATGCGCTGGATGTCTCGGACTTCCACCATGTGCGGATCAATCACTCTGAAAGGTTCGTGGACAGGCAAAACCACATCAATGGGATTGAGAACTTTTGGAACCAAGCCAAGCGCCACCTCCGCCGGTTCAACGGCATCCCCAGGGACAGTTTTTTCCTGTTCCTTAAAGAGTGTGAGTGGCGGTTCAATTGTGGTGACCATAAAATGTTACTCAAGCAACTGAAAAAGTGGATTAATCAGCGGGGAAAATCCTAG
- a CDS encoding flavodoxin family protein, whose product MRILGLNSSPKGKASQTRRLVQAVLDGAAAKGAETEYIDLRKYTIEYCIGCRKCFATGKCVFDDDYAPLLEKMLAADGMVWGSPNYSFCVNAPMKALIDRMADVIHCQYFDGKYCAAVCTAGRDHAIITRFLANNFNDLGAYVTGTAGALVTEGEAAVARAEILSFSLGQALADDIVSQRPYFDQHVAIDANRLDFQAKIRQYKEQWPYQYEYWEKRGWG is encoded by the coding sequence ATGCGCATACTCGGCCTCAACTCCAGCCCCAAGGGAAAGGCCAGCCAGACCCGGCGGCTTGTCCAGGCGGTTTTGGACGGCGCAGCGGCAAAAGGCGCGGAAACGGAATACATTGATCTGCGCAAGTACACAATCGAGTACTGCATTGGCTGCCGCAAATGCTTTGCCACCGGCAAGTGCGTTTTCGATGACGACTATGCCCCGCTGTTGGAAAAAATGCTGGCGGCCGACGGCATGGTCTGGGGCTCTCCCAATTACTCCTTCTGTGTGAATGCGCCCATGAAGGCGCTCATCGACCGCATGGCCGACGTCATCCACTGCCAGTATTTCGACGGCAAATACTGCGCCGCCGTCTGCACGGCCGGTCGCGATCATGCCATCATCACCCGTTTTCTCGCCAACAACTTCAACGACCTCGGAGCCTATGTCACGGGAACGGCCGGGGCCCTGGTCACGGAAGGTGAAGCAGCCGTGGCGCGAGCCGAAATCCTGTCTTTCTCCCTGGGGCAAGCCCTGGCGGACGATATTGTTTCGCAACGGCCCTATTTCGACCAACACGTGGCCATCGACGCAAACAGGTTGGACTTTCAGGCTAAAATTCGCCAATATAAAGAGCAATGGCCCTACCAGTACGAATACTGGGAGAAAAGGGGCTGGGGCTGA